Genomic window (Vibrio pomeroyi):
CACTTCAGTAAACGCTTAGCCTGCTCTATTGGTAGTGTGAGTTTTCCTCAAGATGGTACGGATGCTCGCATCCTGCTACAAAATGCCGACACTGCGATGTATGAGGCGAAAGATCGTGGTCGTAATCGCCTGATCAAGTTCAACGAACAGATGAACAAAGAAGCGCGTATGCGACTGTGGCTTGAGATAGAGCTTCAGAAGGCGCTGCAACAAAACGGACTCGAGGTTTGGTACCAACCAAAAGTAAACGCCCGTGACTTCACCATCAACGGTGCAGAAGCTCTAGTACGTTGGAAACACCCAGTAGAAGGCTATATTAGCCCTGCTGCATTTATCCCTGTCGCAGAGCGTGCCGGTCTTATCGAGCAGCTTGGTCGTGTGGTGATGCGTGAAGTATTCGCAACAGTTAAACGCTGGAAGATGCAGGGGATCCTGCCAGGACGTGTGGCAATCAACCTTTCTCCGGAACAGTTTGGTAATCCAAAGCTGATTGATTACATGGAAAAGCTGCTGCGTTCGACAGAGCTAGACCCAAGTGCAATTACGTTTGAGCTGACAGAAAGTGCAGTGATGAGTGACAGTGAACACACGCTGCAAATGCTCAACGCCATCAAGAAACTCGGCTTCGCCCTATCGATTGATGATTTCGGTACCGGTTACTCTTCTCTGTCTTACCTTGCTCGCTTCCCAATTGATGAGCTTAAGATCGACCGTGCTTTCATCTCGGATATCGATACCCTGCCAAAGCAAATCACTGTGATTGAAAACATCATCAACTTGGGTAAATCTCTCGATTTAACTGTAGTTGCAGAAGGTGTCGAAACCAGTGAGCAAGCGACGCTGCTGTCGAACCTCAACTGTAGCTCCATTCAAGGTTTCCACTTCTATCGCCCACAACCTAAACAAGATGTTGAAGAGCTGTTCGCACAAAACCGCCGTCATAAGAACTAATTAGACGATTCGAATACACACCTCCTTCAAAGCCAAAGCAACACACAAAACCACCGCTCGTCAGTACCTCAAACGGAGTAAAAGCAGATTTATCCATCTAAACCTGCCTTACATCAATTCCGTCATTCACAATTCTTCATAAAATGCTCGCTTCAACTTAATTCTACTGGTAGTGAGCAAATGGAACTCTTATGCCCAGCGGGTAACTTACCTGCTTTGAAAACCGCCATTGATTGCGGTGCGGATGCTGTCTATATCGGATTCAAAGACGATACCAATGCCCGACACTTTGCAGGCCTAAACTTTGCGGGTAAAAAGCTCGATCGTGCTGTGCAGTATGTGCATGACCGCAACAAGAAAATTCATGTTGCCTTAAATACGTTTGCTCACCCAAATGGCTTCGAACGCTGGACTAATGCTGTAGACAACGCAGCTGCGCTGGGTGTCGATGCGCTGATCATCGCAGACATCGCAGTACTCGAATATGCTGCAAACAAATATCCAGACCTTGAACTGCACTTGTCTGTACAAGCATCTGCGACCAATGCCGCTGCTATCGACTTCTACCATAAAAACTTCAACGTTAAGCGTGTGGTATTACCCCGTGTATTATCGATTCATCAGGTCAAACAGCTTTCTCGTAACATCACTTCTGACGTTGACCTTGAAGTATTCGCTTTCGGTAGTTTGTGCATCATGGCAGAAGGTCGTTGCTACCTTTCTTCATATATGACGGGCGAATCACCAAACACAGTAGGCGCTTGTTCTCCTGCGAAATACGTTCGCTGGCAAGAGACAGAAACAGGCTTAGAGTCTCGCTTGAACGAAATCCTGATCGATAAGTATGAAGCAGGTGAGAACGCGGGCTACCCAACGCTGTGTAAAGGTCGCTTCGAAGCGAAGATCGACGGTGAACGTAAGCGCTACCACGCACTTGAAGAGCCGACTAGCCTTAACACACTATCAATGCTTCCTGAATTGTTCGCCGCGAATGTTGCTTCGGTGAAGATCGAAGGTCGTCAGCGTAGCCCAGCCTATGTAGAACAAGTAACTCGCACTTGGCGCGCAGCCATTGACCGCTACTTAGCAAATCCTGAACAGTACCAAGTAGAACAAGCTTGGAACGCGACACTGGCGAATGTATCGGAAGGTACACAAACCACGCTTGGCGCTTATCACCGTAAATGGCAATAGAGCCAAATGGAGAACTCAATGAAATACGCATTAGGCCCTCTACTTTATTTCTGGCCAAAACAAGATGTTGAAAGCTTCTATGAGCAAGCGAAATCAAGCTCTGCTGATATCATCTACCTCGGTGAAGCCGTGTGTTCAAAGCGTCGTGAGATGAAAGCGAAACACTGGATGGACATCGCTAAAGAGCTGTCTGCTTCAGGTAAGCAAGTTGTATTGTCGACCATGGCATTGCTGGAAGCGCCAAGCGAAGTCAACATCATGAAGAAGTACATTGATAACGGTGACTTCGCGATTGAAGCCAATGACGTGTCTGCCATTCAACTGGCAAGCGAAAGCAAAGTCCCTTTCGTTGTCGGCCCTGCGGTAAACACCTACAACGCGCGCACGCTGAACCTATTCTTGAAGCAAGGTATGACACGTTGGTGTATGCCTGTTGAGCTTTCTCGTGAATGGCTAAGCAACGTCATGACACAGTGTGAAGAGCTCAATATTCGTAACAAGTTCGAAGTCGAAGTATTTAGCCACGGTTACTTACCTCTTGCTTACTCAGCACGCTGCTTTACGGCTCGCGCAGAAAACAAAGCCAAAGACGACTGTGAAACCTGCTGTATCAAGTACCCGACCGGACTGCAGGTCGAGAGCCAAGAAGGCCAATCGGTATTCAACCTTAATGGTATCCAGACCCAATCGGGTTACTGCTACAACCTAGTGAATGATTTACCCTACATGCACGACTTAGTTGATGTGGTTCGTTTAAGCCCGCTCGGCATCGATACCTTCTCTGAAATTAATAACTTCAGAGCTAACGAACAAGGTCAAAAACCGATGAAGATTGAAAGCCGCCAATGTAATGGTTACTGGCATCAACTTGCAGGTTTAGACGTAAAAAACATCTAGTTCGATAATTGAACCTATCAGCAACAGGTACAAAAAAGGTCTAGCATTCGCTAGACCTTTTTAATTCAGCTCAAGAAACACGACCTATGCCGTCGCTGTTTCCATCGGTGAAGTATCGAGCTTCTTTACGTCTTTGTAGAGCATCACCATCACCACTACGCTTAACGCAATGTTGGACAATGGATATGCAATCCAGATCCCCGGCACACCGTACAACTTAGGCATGATGTACAAGAAAGGCAGTTGGATAAGCATATTGCCTATCGTCACAAACATCGCCTTGCTGCCCTTGTTCACAGCTTGATAATAAGCCCCCGCAACCACTAAGAAACCATCAAGCGCCAATGCAAACATGTGTAGTCGAATACCCAACACTGTGTACTCTACTAGCTGTGGTTCGTCTGAGTTAAAGACTGACACAAACTCACGTGGGAACGCATTGAGAAGCAACACAAACGCCACACCAATCAAGACTGAACTCAGCATCGCAATCTTAAGTAACTTACGAATATTCGCCTGGTTACGCGCACCATGGTTGTAGCTCACTAATGGTTGCATACCGTTTGCGATACCTTCAGCCGTGAGGTAATAAACCGTCACGATGTAGCCCAAGATAGCGTAAGCACCAATCATCAGCTGGTCGCCATATTGAGAGAACAACGCATTGTGCAACGCCACCATCATCGAACCATAGGCGTACATAAAGAAGCTTGATGTACCAATCGCGAAGATCTGTGGGATAACCGAGAGCTTCAATCGCAACTCATTCCAACGTAAGCGTAAATTTGCTCGACGTGAGAAGAAGTAAGCTAGGCCCAAGCCCGTTACCACAAATTGTGCAATGGCTGTTGCTAGTGCCGCGCCCATTAGTTCCCAACCAAACTGAGCGATAAACAGATAGTCCAGAACGATATTAATCACCGCTCCGACAATCATCAGTATCGTGGCTAAGTTCGGGCTGTCGTCATTACGCAGTAGAAACGGCATCGCGATAGAACCCAAAGTGAAGACACTGGCACCAATCAGGATGTGTAAATATTGCAGACCAAGTTCGTACACACGCCCTTTAGCACCCTGCCAAAGCAAAAAGTTGTCGGCAAACAGATACAGTAACGCGGAAACAACCGGTGTTATCGCCAGTAGCAAAGTTAGACCAGTCGCCAGGATCTGCTTAGCACCTTGAGTGTCTTTTTCACCTTGGCGGATCGAGACAAGCGCACCAGTACCTACGCCCACCAGCATACCAATACCGAGAATCGAACCAATCACAGGCCACGCGACGTTAATACCCGCGAGTCCATCAGCGCCAACATAGCGGCCAATGAAAATGCCATCCACCACTTGGTACAGGCCATTAACCAACATCGCCGCCACGGTAGGGATTGTGTATCGCCAAAATTGACGACTAATTGAGCTACTCATTTCTTACTCTACTTTCATTTGTGAGTCGCATATCAACGAGATATGACTCGAAAAATTAGTTAACAAGACTAACTAAATATCTAAATTATTTACTTCAAAGCTTTGTCTAATAATAGGTTCAGTTGCTTAGATTCTTGCTCAGATAAACGGCTTTCTAGTATTTGAGCCATTACTTGGTAGATCTTGCTCTCTTCTTCTAAACCCAACTCCGCTTTGTTGGTCAATACCACTAATTTGGATCTTGCATCTTCAAGTGACGCCTTGCGCTCAACCAGTCCTTTTCTCTCAAGCCTTTGCACCATAGTGGTCGCTGAGGGCTTAGTCACCTGCATTTCAATGGCAAGATCAGTCAATCGAATCGGCTCTGGAGAAGCCTGTATGACCTTCAAATAGTCATATTCGTTGAAGCTCAATTGGCAGATAGGATCTTCATTCACCTGAGTGCGCCATATCTTAGAAGCGAAGCGCTCAATCTTTTCTAAATTCTGGTTTAGCATACTCACCCAATCAAAGAATAGCATTTAGTTAGCAAGACTAACTATTTTAATATTGTTTAAATAAAAAGCAATCAAAACGAGATGAAGATCATAAAAAAACCGCTGACAGGCAGCGGCTTCTTAATATTCATGATGTATTGCTTATCGAGCGTTAGCTTCTTCTTCAGCCTCTGCCAATTTAGCTTGAGCGAGATGTTCGGCTTTAAGCGTAGTAAAGATACGGCTTAACTCTAAGAAAGAGTAGCGGTGCTCTACGTATTCATACACGTTGAAAGACACTGACAGCTTATACAAAGAGATCGCATTCGCGTAGTCACCATTCATGTGGTAACGCTTCGCTAGGTAGAAGTAAGTCTCAGTTAGGCGCTGTGCAAGTAACGTGTTGTCACGAGTACCGGTTAAGATCGCCTTGAAAGCCTGCTCTTCGGTGATGTCATCGAGCATGATAGCCACTAACACCCAGCCCCACTGCTCATCACGGCTTTCGTAACGCTTTTGCAAATCAAGTTTCGCTTGTTCTGGCGTGAGTTCATGTTGAATGATGTACAACCATAGAGCACGGAACGGATCGCTAGGATCATCGGCGTAGTGCTTCATCATCTCTTCGTTGGCTAAGTCGTAACGTTCACCATAGTAGAGAGCAATAGAGCGGTTTCTTTCTGCATAAGAGTTTGCAGGATCAAGCTCTAGCGTAGAATCAAAAGATTCGTAAGCCGCATCAAACTCCCCTACCTGCGTAAAGTAAACACCCAAAAGATTGAAGATATCTGGTTGTGCAGGGTTCAATGAAAGAGATTGATTGAAGTCGAGGCGCGCTAAGTCACGCAGACCAACACTATCGTAGTAGTTACCACGTTCAAACAGCATCTTAGCTCTAACTTCATCGTTCAAATCTGGGCGCTGCAATAACTGACTAAGGCGTGCAATTTGAACTTCTTGCTGAACGCTTGGTTGCAGTGGCACAGCCATTGGTGGGTAAACCCAACGTGAGGCGTTATCTGATGTTGTTGCACAACCAGTTAGTACAAGCAGTAAACACATACTCGCGGTTTGAAACCATTTCACAAATAATTACTCCTGTTATGACCGCAATAAAAAAGGGGAGCGATATGCTCCCCTTTATAACATGCTTTGTTGACGATAGGTTAGAAATCACTAAAAAGCGATATCACCATCGACACACTGAGAATTACTCAGCAGCAGGTGCTTCGCCTTCAGCTGGCGTTTCAACTGCTTCTTTCATGCTTAGACGTACACGGCCTTGACGGTCAATTTCAAGAACCTTAACAGGCACTTCTTGACCTTCAGTTAGGTAGTCAGACACTTTCTCAACGCGCTTGTCAGCGATTTGAGAGATGTGTACTAGACCATCTTTACCTGGAAGGATAGTTACGAATGCACCGAAGTCAGCTAGACGAGCAACTTTACCTTGGTAAATGCGGCCAACTTCAACTTCAGCTGTGATCTCTTCGATACGACGGATAGCTTCTTTAGCAGCTGCGCCTTCAGTAGCAGCAATCTTGATTGTGCCATCGTCTTCGATTTCGATTGTAGTACCCGTTTCTTCACAAAGAGCACGGATAACTGCGCCGCCTTTACCGATAACATCTTTGATCTTATCAGAGCTGATTTTCATTGTGTGGATACGTGGAGCGAATTCAGAGATATCTTCACGAGCACCAGAGATAGCTTCATCCATTACAGAAAGGATGTGCTTACGTGCACCTTGCGCTTGGTTAAGAGCAATTTGCATGATCTCTTTCGTGATACCTTCGATCTTGATGTCCATTTGAAGAGCAGTGATACCTTCGTTAGTACCTGCTACTTTAAAGTCCATGTCACCTAGGTGATCTTCGTCGCCAAGGATGTCAGAAAGAACAACGAAGTCGTCGCCTTCTTTAACAAGACCCATTGCGATACCCGCAACAGAAGACTTGATTGGAACACCAGCATCCATAAGCGCTAGAGATGTACCACATACAGAAGCCATTGAAGAAGAACCGTTAGATTCAGTGATTTCCGATACAACACGAACTGTGTATGGGAACTCATCAACAGAAGGCATTACTGCAGCGATACCACGCTTAGCTAGCTTACCGTGGCCGATTTCACGACGCTTAGGAGAACCTACAAAACCAGTTTCGCCAACACAGTATGGAGGGAAGTTGTAGTGTAGTAGGAAGTTGTCTTTACGTTCGCCTGTTAGCTCATCGATGATTTGAGCGTCACGTTGTGTGCCAAGAGTAGCAGTAACGATAGCTTGAGTTTCACCACGAGTGAATAGAGAAGAACCGTGTGTACGTGGAAGAACACCAGTGCGTACATCTAGCGCACGAACCATGTCTTTTTCACGACCGTCGATACGTGGGTTGCCAGCGATGATGCGGCTACGTACAACGTTTTTCTCTAGAGAACCAAGCATGCCGCGGATTTCGCGCTCGTTTAGTTCTTCGTCTTGAGCTAGTAGTGCTTCAACAACGTCGTTCTTGATTGCGCCAACTTGCTCGTAACGAGCCATTTTTTCAGTGATTTGGTAAGCGTCAGATAGACGAGCTTCTGCAAGCTCAGCAACACGAGCTTTAAGCTCAGTGTTTACTACTGGTGCTTCCCAGTTCCACGCTGGAGTAGCAACTTCTGCTGCGAACTCGTTGATAGCGTTGATAACAACTTGCTGTTGATCGTGACCGAAAACAACTGCAGAAAGCATTTCTTCTTCAGTTAGGTTATCAGCTTCAGATTCAACCATAAGAACCGCGCCTTCAGTACCAGAAACCACTAGGTCTAGTTTAGAAGTTTCAAGTTCAGTTGTGCTTGGGTTAAGAACAAGTTGACCGTCGATGTGACCTACACGTGCAGCACCGATTGGACCGTTGAACGGGATACCAGAGATAGCAAGAGCTGCTGAAGTACCGATCATTGTTACCATGTCAGGTTGAACGTCTGGGTTTACAGACATTACTGTAGCGATAACTTGAACTTCGTTCTTGAATGAATCTGGGAAAAGAGGACGAATTGGACGGTCGATTAGACGAGCCGTTAGTGTTTCGCCTTCAGATGGACGACCTTCACGCTTGAAGAAGCCACCTGGAATTTTACCAGCAGCGTATGTACGCTCTTGGTAGTTAACTGTTAGAGGGAAGAAGTCTTGACCTTCTACCGCTTCTTTTTTACCAACAACAGATACGAATACTGAAGTATCGTCCATTGTTACCATAACTGCTGCAGTAGCTTGACGAGCAATAACGCCAGTTTCTAGAGTAACTGTGTGGTTACCGTACTGAAACGTTTTTACAACTGGTTTCTCAAACATTGTATTTCCTTTATCTAAAGAGTGCTCTTTAGAGTCAGTAAGTTGGAACCCAAAAATCACCAATCGCGACTAGTCAAAGCAGACGGAATTGATTCGTTATATCAAAAATACAACGAGCATCCACTTTGAATAGTCGCGACCTATTGGCCGACATCTGTGACTGTAACTTCTGGGTCGTATAATACCTATACAGATAGCTGTACAGGCGAGGCATAGTATAAACTATTTTTATATACAGGGATATTTTCGCGCTGAAAAAGCTCCGTGAATTACTTCAAACTCTGTCTTTCAGGCACAAAAAAAGGAGCAATAAATGCTCCTTTTCTTCAAACAGTCTTTGCAGACATCGCTATTAGCGACGTAGGCCTAGGCGCTTGATTAGATCTTGGTAACGAGAAAGGTCTTTACCTTTCAGGTAGTCAAGAAGCTTACGACGGCTAGAAACCATACGTAGAAGACCACGACGGCTGTGGTGATCGCCTTTGTGTGCTTTGAAGTGACCTTGAAGGTGGTTGATAGAAGCAGTTAGTAGTGCTACTTGTACTTCTGGTGAACCAGTATCGCCTTCAGCGCGTGCGTATTCTGCAACGATTGCTGCTTTAGTTTCTGCATTCAGAGACATAATTCTCTCCTGATAAGAGTAGTTTAATATTTGTAGCAGCCAATCTCTGATTCAGCCGCTACGCGAGCCGAGGATTATAGGGAAGTTTGTCAGTTGGTGCAATAACAATCGAACGCCTTAAAAACGAAAAAAGCGAACCGCCTAAATTCAGCGTCCGCTTTCTTTCTTATTTGCTCGTCTTTAACGACTCAGCGCGAATATCTCACTCGATTTAAGCACTCGCTTGTGGTTCTTCATCTCTGAAAACAACCAAACGTTTCGGTGCTACACGGCCATCTTCAGCAATTTGAGCAACGCCAACAAACAGCTTCTCTTCACCGCTTGTCATGCGAACCGTACCTTCCGTTGGGGCACCAGCAACCTGAACAGGCATACCGTGCTGAACTAGGTCAGTCAGTTCCGCATTCAGGTTTACTTCTGGTAAGTCTTCAACAGCAGTGTCCATTGGCATCAACAGTGGATCAAGCAGCTCTTTCGGTGCAATTTCTTGCGCCTGCGCTTGCTCTAAGATCTCGTTCAGTTGTTCCAAGGTTACCATACGCTCATAAGGGTACTTTGCTACACCTGTACGACGAAGCATAGTCACGTGAGCACCACAACCTAGCATCTCACCAAGATCGTCGGTGATTGTGCGGATGTAAGTACCTTTTGAACAATGCACTTCCATCTCAACTTCATCGCCTTCAAAGCGAAGCAGTTCAATAGAGTACACCGTGATCTTACGAGACTCACGAGGAACCTCGATACCTGCACGTGCGTATTCATACAAAGGCTTACCTTGATATTTCAATGCAGAGAACATTGAAGGGATCTGGTCAGTTTCACCTTTGAAGGTTTCGATACAACGCTCAAGTTGTTCTTGAGTCACGTTTACATCACGTGTCTCTACCACTTCACCATCTGAGTCAGAGGTATTGGTACGCTCACCAAGCTTAGCGATCACTACGTAGCGCTTATCAGAATCTAGAAGAAACTGAGAGAACTTCGTTGCTTCACCAAGACAAATTGGCAGCATGCCAGTCGCAAGAGGATCCAGAGCACCGGTGTGCCCTGCCTTCTCTGCAAAGTAAATACGCTTTACTTTTTGCAGTGCATCATTAGACGAAATGCCTGTTGGCTTATCTAATAGAATTACCCCGTTAATAGGGCGACCTTTACGACGGCGAGCCATTACTCTTCGCCCTTAGACTGAGTTTCGTCAGTACGGCCAGCTTCTTGTTGCTTACGCTTATCATCGTTTAGCACTTCACTTACTAGGTTAGACATGCGCATGCCTTCTACTAGTGTGTTGTCGTAAGTAAAACGAACTTCAGGCGTTAGACGGTGACGAATACGCTTGCCTAGCGCCATACGGATTGGCACTTCGTGCTCTTTAAGAGCAGCAAGACATGATTCAGGTGTTTGCTCGCCAATACATAGGAAAGTAACAAATACTTTTGCGTAAGCAAGGTCACGAGACACTTCTACGTCTGAGATCGTTACCATACCGATACGTGAGTCACGAACTTCACGTTGTAGGATAAGTGCTAGCTCTTTTTGAAGCTGCTGAGACACGCGCTGCGTGCGGCTAAATTCTTTTGACATTTTCTTTTCTCACTTAGAAAGATGGGGGGCTTGGTAATTACCAGCCCCCCATGGTGTATTCAACAACCGATTACTTATTACCTTTACTAGTAATGTTAGTAACCTTAGTCAATATGTCGAGTCGTACAGACTGATTAGTCTAGAGTACGTTGAACCTCAACGATTTCGAATACTTCGATCTGGTCACCAACGCGTACGTCGTTGTAGTTCTTAACGCCAACACCACACTCGTAACCATTCTTAACTTCTTGAACATCGTCTTTAAAGCGACGAAGTGACTCTAGCTCACCTTCGTAGATAACAACGTTTTCACGAAGTACACGAATTGGGTTGCTACGCTTAATCGTACCTTCAGTAACGATACAACCAGCGATTGCACCAAGTTTAGGCGACTTAAATACGTCACGAACTTGAGCAAGACCAATGATCTCTTGACGGAATTCAGGAGCAAGCATACCGCCCATTGCCTGTTTCACTTCGTCGATCAGTTGGTAAATGATTGAGTAGTAACGTAGATCTAGGTTTTCGTTCTGAACCGTGTTACGCGCAGTTGCGTCAGCACGAACGTTGAAACCAAGGATGATAGCGTTAGAAGCTGCTGCAAGTGTTGCATCAGTTTCAGTAATACCACCAACACCAGAACCTACGATGTTCACTTTAACTTCGTCAGTAGACAGTTTCAGTAGAGAATCAGCGATTGCTTCTACAGAGCCTTGAACGTCAGCTTTTAGTACTACGTTCAGTTCAGCAACTTCACCAGCAGCCATGTTCGCGAACATGTTCTCTAGTTTAGCTTTCTGTTGACGAGCTAGTTTAACATCACGGAATTTACCTTGACGGTAGTTCGCTACTTCACGTGCTTTACGCTCGTCACGAACAACAGTTGCTTCATCACCAGAAGCAGGAACGCCAGATAGACCTAGAATCTCTACAGGGATAGAAGGACCCGCTGTAGTTACTTCTTTACCGTTCTCATCGCGCATTGCACGAACACGGCCGTACTCTTGACCACAAAGAACGATGTCGCCTTTGTTTAGAGTACCAGACTGTACTAGTACTGTTGCAACTGGACCACGACCTTTATCAAGACGAGATTCAACAACAACACCAGACGCCATGCCTTCTTTAACAGCTGTCAGTTCAAGAACTTCAGACTGAAGAAGGATAGCTTCTAGAAGACCATCGATATTTGTACCCTGTTTAGCAGAGATGTGAACGAACATGTTCTCACCGCCCCATTCCTCAGGGATTACGTCGTATTGAGCTAGCTCATTCTTAACGTTGTCTGGGTTTGCACCCTCTTTATCGATCTTGTTCACAGCAACAATCAGAGGAACGCCTGCCGCTTTCGCGTGCTGGATTGCTTCGATTGTTTGTGGCATTACTCCATCGTCTGCTGCAACTACTAGTACAACGATATCTGTCGCTTGAGCACCACGAGCACGCATAGCTGTAAACGCCGCGTGTCCAGGAGTATCAAGGAAAGTGATCATGCCGTTGTCAGTATCTACGTGGTAAGCACCGATGTGCTGCGTGATACCGCCAGCTTCGCCAGAAGCAACGTGTGCTTTACGAATGTAATCCAGTGTTGAAGTTTTACCGTGGTCAACGTGACCCATGATAGTAACAACAGGAGCACGACCTTCAGCGATTGCATCGCTATCACGGTCAGCTAGTACTGCTTCTTCAAGTTCGTTTTCTTTACGTAGGATTACCTTGTGACCCATTTCTTCAGCAACAAGTTGTGCTGTTTCTTGGTCGATCACTTGGTTGATAGTCGCCATAGCGCCCATCTTCATCATTACTTTGATAACTTCAGTTGCTTTAACTGACATCTTGCTAGCCAGTTCAGAAACAACGATAGTCTCGCCGATAGCAACGTCAGATTTAGCAACAGTTGCTGACTTATCGAAGCCTTGCTGCATTGAAGTTGGTTTCGCAAGCTTACCTTTAGCACCACGACCACGTTGGTTACGACCACCACGGTTGTTGCCAGGTTGGTTAGCTGGAGCTGCTTTCTTTTTACGACGACGAGGCGCTTTTTCTTCTTTCTGATCCGCTGCATCTTCAGCTTCACGCGCGTAAGTAGAAGTAGTCACGTGGTAGTCCGCAGACTTCTCTTGTTCTTTCTTCTTCTTCTCTTCTTCAGTCCAGCGAGCTTCGTTTTCTTCAGCTAGCTTACGAGCTTCCTCTACAAGCTTAGCTGCTTCAGCTTCTGCTTTACGAGTTGCTTCTTGCTCTTGACGAGCTTTTAGTTCATCCGCTTCTTTTTTCGCTTGTGCGTTAGCGTCTGCATTTTTTGAATTCATGTCTTTTTTAGCCTTTTCAGCTTGTGCGCGTTGAGCTTTTTCTTCAGCATCACGTTTTGCATCCGCTTCACGTTTTGCTTTCTCATCAGCTTCGCGCTGTGCTTTCTCTGCAGCTTCACGTTTCGCAAGCTCTTCAGCTTCTTGACGTGCTTTCTCTTCCGCTTCACGTGATGCTGCATCCTCAGCTTCACGTTTCGCTTCGTCTTCAATAGCGCTGCGCTTCACGTAAGTACGTTTTTTACGTACCTCTACTTGAACATCCTTACTCTTACCGCCTCCAGCGGCAACACTTAGCGTGCTGCGGGTCTTGCGTTGAAGAGTTAAACGAGTCGGCTCTGCTTCACCAGAAGTATCGCCATGCTCCTTTTTAAGGTGCGTTAGCAATGTTTGCTTCTCTGAATCAGTTACTTGATCCGACCCTGATTTCTTCATGCCTGCATCAGCAAGTTGTTCAATTAAGCGGTCAACTGGCG
Coding sequences:
- the infB gene encoding translation initiation factor IF-2 yields the protein MTQLTVKALSEEIGTPVDRLIEQLADAGMKKSGSDQVTDSEKQTLLTHLKKEHGDTSGEAEPTRLTLQRKTRSTLSVAAGGGKSKDVQVEVRKKRTYVKRSAIEDEAKREAEDAASREAEEKARQEAEELAKREAAEKAQREADEKAKREADAKRDAEEKAQRAQAEKAKKDMNSKNADANAQAKKEADELKARQEQEATRKAEAEAAKLVEEARKLAEENEARWTEEEKKKKEQEKSADYHVTTSTYAREAEDAADQKEEKAPRRRKKKAAPANQPGNNRGGRNQRGRGAKGKLAKPTSMQQGFDKSATVAKSDVAIGETIVVSELASKMSVKATEVIKVMMKMGAMATINQVIDQETAQLVAEEMGHKVILRKENELEEAVLADRDSDAIAEGRAPVVTIMGHVDHGKTSTLDYIRKAHVASGEAGGITQHIGAYHVDTDNGMITFLDTPGHAAFTAMRARGAQATDIVVLVVAADDGVMPQTIEAIQHAKAAGVPLIVAVNKIDKEGANPDNVKNELAQYDVIPEEWGGENMFVHISAKQGTNIDGLLEAILLQSEVLELTAVKEGMASGVVVESRLDKGRGPVATVLVQSGTLNKGDIVLCGQEYGRVRAMRDENGKEVTTAGPSIPVEILGLSGVPASGDEATVVRDERKAREVANYRQGKFRDVKLARQQKAKLENMFANMAAGEVAELNVVLKADVQGSVEAIADSLLKLSTDEVKVNIVGSGVGGITETDATLAAASNAIILGFNVRADATARNTVQNENLDLRYYSIIYQLIDEVKQAMGGMLAPEFRQEIIGLAQVRDVFKSPKLGAIAGCIVTEGTIKRSNPIRVLRENVVIYEGELESLRRFKDDVQEVKNGYECGVGVKNYNDVRVGDQIEVFEIVEVQRTLD
- the rbfA gene encoding 30S ribosome-binding factor RbfA; this encodes MSKEFSRTQRVSQQLQKELALILQREVRDSRIGMVTISDVEVSRDLAYAKVFVTFLCIGEQTPESCLAALKEHEVPIRMALGKRIRHRLTPEVRFTYDNTLVEGMRMSNLVSEVLNDDKRKQQEAGRTDETQSKGEE
- the truB gene encoding tRNA pseudouridine(55) synthase TruB gives rise to the protein MARRRKGRPINGVILLDKPTGISSNDALQKVKRIYFAEKAGHTGALDPLATGMLPICLGEATKFSQFLLDSDKRYVVIAKLGERTNTSDSDGEVVETRDVNVTQEQLERCIETFKGETDQIPSMFSALKYQGKPLYEYARAGIEVPRESRKITVYSIELLRFEGDEVEMEVHCSKGTYIRTITDDLGEMLGCGAHVTMLRRTGVAKYPYERMVTLEQLNEILEQAQAQEIAPKELLDPLLMPMDTAVEDLPEVNLNAELTDLVQHGMPVQVAGAPTEGTVRMTSGEEKLFVGVAQIAEDGRVAPKRLVVFRDEEPQASA